A window of Kribbella voronezhensis genomic DNA:
CGGTCTTGGGCTGGGGCTGGCTGCTCTGCTGATCACGGCCCGGCACGGGGTGACGGAATGGCCGTTCGTCGCCGCCTTCGGCCTGCTGATCGCGATCGGCGAGATGGTCCAGTTCAAGGTCGATCGAAGCCGCAACCGGGCTCCGATCGCCACCAGCGCCGCCTTGGGGTACGCGATGCTTCGTGGCCCTTCGCTGGATATCGCCCCCGACGTCGCCCAGGTGATCGCAGTGACGTCGGTCGCGACGATGATCGGCATGTGTCCACGGGCGATCGCCGGCCTTCGCTGGGACATCGTGGTCTCCAACCGCCGAGTTCTGTCTGTTGCCTGCGCCGCGGTCGTCTTCTCTGCCGTGGTGCCTCGCGACCTCGGCTGGAACGGATCATGGCGGCACGCGATTCCTCTGGTCGGCGCGATGCTGCTCGGCGTACTGACCGCCGGTCTGGTTGATGCGCTGGTGGGGGCGGGACAGGCGACCGAGTTGTTCAACAAGCCGTTTCCTGCGTCTCTGCGCGACGAACTACTGGTGATGGGCCAGATCGGTATGGCGATGGGCCTCAGTGGGGTTCTGCTGGCGGCAGGCACCTCGCTGCTGGGGTTGTGGGCGCCGCCGTTGGTGATCGTGCCGTTGTTGTTGACGCAGTTTGCGTTTCGGCGGTTTGCGTCGGCGCAGCGTACGTATCGGACCACTGTGCGGTCGATGGCTCGCAGTACGGAGATCGCGGGGTTCAGCAGTCCTGGGCAGAATGCGCGGACGGCCAGTTTGGCGGTGGCTATTGGGAATGATCTGGGGTTGACGCCGGCTCGGATGGAGGCGTTGGAGTACGCGGCGTTGTTGTCGGGGGTGGGGCAACTGGCGTTGGCGGATCCGAGTCCTGGTGGGGCGTCGTTGTTGCGGACCCGGGAGGAGCGGCAGCGGGCGGCCGAGATCGGGGCGTCGGTGATCGAGCGGTCCGGCGTACTGGATCGGGTCGCGGAGATCGTCCGGCACTCCAACGATCCGTACCGGCAGGGGAGGGCGAGCAACTCGGACATTCCGTTGGAGAGCGGGATCGTCAACGTGGCGCTGGCCTACGAGCAGTTGGTCGGCGAGGGAACCGGGCAGAGTTCGGACAAGGCGTTGGAGAGCATCGGCCTGGGGATCGGCGCCGAGTACGACCCGGTCGTGGTGGAGTCACTGCGCCGGGTGGTCGGGCGAGGCTTTCGCTTCTAGGTCCCGCCACGACGGCGCCACGTCAGCGGCTATGCGGCCGGTGCCACCCATGCCGGCGTACAGCAGTAGACCGGCACCTGCGGCGATCAGTACGTCGCCTGGACTCACTGCCTGGCCCAGGCCGGGCAGAGCGACTGGTACTACGTCCCCCAGCCAGGGGAGCGCCGTAGAAGCGTCGGCAAGCTCATGGCGGGCGTCGGCCACGAACCGGTCGAGTCCGGCGCGCAGAAGGGCTCTGGTGGACACCGGCATGGCCCCGTTCAAAGCGACCACCAGTGCGTTGGCGGAGAAGCCCAATGCCAGCAGGGCGACTCCAGGGCGCCGCAGGTTGAGTCGCAGGAACACGGCGATGCACGCGGCCGAGCCGATCAGCCCCACCGGGTAGGCGATACCACCGGCCAGAGCGCCGAGCATCTGCCCGATACAGGCGGCCGCCAGCCAGTGCAGCCCGGTCAGTGTGTTGTCTGCCAGGTGACTGAAGCGACCGCCCGTGAGCCGAGCCGCCCCCGCGGCGAGCACCATGACGAGCAGAACCAGTAACACTCTCGCGATTCTGCCCGCCATGGGCCGCTGATCCGGTTTAGCGCACTCCTGTGCGTGTCGTGTCGATCACGCTGCGTTCCGTACTACGCCTTGGCGGGCGCCGCTCCTTCGCCGTCAAGGATGTCCGGCAGATCCTTCACGCCCGGGTCGCCGGCGTCGGCGACGTAGTCCGTCGGGTGGGTCGAGTCGACGCCCGCGGCAACCTTCAGAGCCCGGAAGATCAGCGTCAGCACGATCACCACCAACAGGTTGATGACGAACGAGGTCAGCGCGATGTACACCTGCTTGTCGGTGAACGGGAAGTTCGACAGCGAGCCACCGAAGTGCTTCTTGGTGGCCGGGTTGACCACCCGGTACGCCGTGATCGTGCCGTACACCATCGCGACGGCCCAACCGGCCAGCAATGCCCACCGGTGGAACCAGCGGGTGAACAGACCGCCGACGATCGCCGGGAACGTCTGCAGGATCCAGATCCCACCCAGCAGTTGCAGGTTCAGCGCGATCGTCTTGTCCATCGCGAGCACGAAGATCAGCGCGCCGAACTTCACCACCAGCGACGCGAGCTTGGACACCTTGGCCTCCTGGGCCGGCGTGGCGTCGCGCTTGATGAAGTCGCGGTAGATGTTGCGGGTGAACAGGTTCGCCGCCGCGATCGACATGATCGCCGCCGGCACCAGCGCACCCACCGCGATCGCCGCGAAGGCGATGCCGGCGAACCACGACGGGAACTCCTGGTCGAACAGCCGCGGGATCGCCAGCTGCGGGTTGGCCAGCCCGTCCAGGCCCTTCACGTTCACCTTCGCGGTGATCGCCATGAACCCGAGCAGCGCGAGCAGACCGAGCAGGAGCGAATAGGCCGGCAGGATCGCGGCATTACGCCGTACCACGTTGCGGTTCTTCGTGGAGAGCACGGCGGTGACCGAGTGCGGGTACATGAACAACGCCATCGCCGAACCGAGCGCGAGGGTCCAGTACGCCGAGTAGCCGCTCGCGCCGGGAATGAAGGCGCCGGTCGGCTTGCCCGTCGTCGGGTTCGGCGTGGTCATCTTGGTCTTCGCGGCGTCGAAGATCGTGTCCCAGCCACCGAGCACATGCGGCAGGTAGATGATGGCGACCCCGATCACCAGGTAGATCAGGCCGTCCTTGACGAACGCGATCATCGCCGGGGCGCGCAGACCGGAGGAGTACGTGTACGCCGCCAGTACCGCGAACGCGATCAGCAGCGGCAGGTCCTTGGCCAGCGTGTTGCTGCCGCCGAGGCCCATCGTCTCGAAGACGGCCTGCATACCGACGAGCTGCAGCGCGATGTACGGCATCGTCGCCAGGATGCCGGTGACCGCCACCGCGAGCGAAAGCCCGCGGCTGCCGTACCGGCCGCCGACGAAGTCCGCCGGAGTCACGTAACCGTTGCGGTGCGCGACCGACCACAACCGGGACATGAACACGAAGATGATGGGGTAGACCACGATCGTGTAGGGCACGGCGAAGAAGCCGCTGACCGCCCCGGTCGCGTACATCGCGGCCGGCACAGCGACGAACGTGTACGCCGTGTAGAGGTCGCCGCCGAGGAGGAACCAGGTGATGAACGTGCCGAAGCCGCGACCACCCAACCCCCACTCGTCCAGGCTTTCCAGAGCGCCCGTACGCCGCCAGCGCGCGGCCATGAAGCCCATGACCGTCACCGCGGCGAAGATGATGATGACGATGGTCAGCTGGACCCAGTCGACATGAGTGTTCACTTCTCGGCCTCCTTGGCAGCAGCGGCGTCACGGCCGGCGTCGCGATCGCTTTCGGGGCCCGTGTCGAGGCCCAGAGCGGCACGTCGCCGGCGTTCCTCGCCGAGGACCAGGCGATAGGAAATGCTCACGGTGATCGCCGAGACGAACACCCACATCAGCTGGTACCAGTAGAAGAAGGGGAATCCCCACAGCCTGGGTTCGTCCTTGGCATAGGTGGAGACTAGAAGCGGTACGACGACCGACAGGGCCAGCAGGATGCCGGCGATCCAGTAAGCGGGTCTGACCGCGGCCAATTTGGACACAGCTACCTCCTCGGGACAAAAGGCGCAACGCAGGACGCTACCGTTCGCCGACACAGGACACTAGACCTTCAGGGTGGGCCATGGACTCAGATGCGGGATGGAAGTTGCGGCGGGTCGTCCTGTCGGTCCTGTTCCTGCTGGTCGTTGCCCTGCCGCTCTATCCCGAGCTGTACGGATTGGAGGCGGTCAGCCCCTTTGCGCAACTGGTCGCGTTCCGGCCGCAGGCGCTGGTTCTGGTGCTGCTCGTGGGCCTGTTGATGCTGATCCGGCGCGGCTGGCGGCTGGCCGCGGTACTGGTCTGCCTGTTGTCGCTGGCCGGGATGGGGTTGATCGCGCCGCGGGTGTTCTCCGATCCGACGCCGCCTCCGCCCGGGTCCCGGGCGCTCACGATCATGGTGGCGAACGTGCTCGGTGGAGGCGCGGACGCGAAGGAGGTGGCCCGGTTGATCAAGGAGCAGCGGCCGGACCTCGTCTCGTTGCCGGAGGCACAGGTCGACGTACGGCAGGAGATCCAGGATCACCTGGAGGGGCTGACCTACCACGGCTTCACCCAGCAGGCGAACGCGGCGGTCGAGAGTGCGACCAGTGTGCTGGTGTCGTCGACGCTCGGTGACGTCCAGTTCGATTCGGAGAAGCTCGACACCGGCAAGGTGAACTCGACCCAGCTCAAGCCGGGCGCGGGCGAACCGGGTGCGGAGACGATCGGGCCGGTGCAGCAGACCAGCACCCAGTTCGGCCACATCATCGTGACCGGCGGAACGCTGGGGAAGCTGCGGTTGATCGTGTACCACGGCTATCCGCCGCTACCGTCCGAAGTGACCACCTGGAAGCGGGATCTCGAGGTGGTGAAGGGCTGGTGCCGCCAGGACCGGCCGACGATCCTGGCCGGCGACTTCAACGCGACCAACGACCACTACGACTTCCGGCAGGCGCTCGGCGATCGCTGCCGAAGCGTGGCGCCCTCGGTGGGGGCGGGCCTTTCCGGCACCTGGCCGTCGGACCGGATCACGCTGGCCCAGACCCAGATCGACCACGTGGTGATCACCACCGGGATCAAGCCGGGCAAGTTCACGACGTACAAGATCGCCGGCACCGACCATCGCGCGGTGATCGCGCACGTCGCCGTACCGAAGAGCTGACCGCCTGTACTACGACTGGTTCGCGGCCGGCCGGTAGATGTACGGCTGGGACGAACGGACGGCCTCGGTGAGCATCAGCAACATGTCGGCCCGGGCCTCGATCGCCCGCCCGAACAGCTCGTCGTCACCCGGGATCGGGAAGCCCTTCACCCCGATCGCCAGCTGACTGAGCAGCACGTGCAGGACGCCGCGGGCGTTGAACACGTTCGGCGTCGGCCACTCCGGCAGTGTCTCGTGCATCAACGGCTGCTGGGCCGCGGTCGCCGCGATCGGCTTGAGCCAGCGCTCCAGCTCGTCGGTGGTCAGCATGTTCCGGTGCAGGATCGTCATCACCGCATGGGCGACCCGGTCGTGCTCCTCGTGGACCCAGCGATACGGGGTGTCCTTCACGATCCTGTCGGCCAGTACGTCGAGGAGCGCACGCAGTACGCCGGCGTCGCAGTGCCGGGACCTGGCCAGCGCACCGATCGCGTCGGCACCGTGCGCCACGGCATGGGCCCAGCCACAGTCGGCGACGTACCCGCGCAGGTCGCGCTCGCGCAGCAGCCAGGTGGCCAGCCGGTCGCCCCAGCGCATCACCACCTCGTCGTGCACGAGGAACTCGGCGTTGTCGCGGTGGATCACCTCCGCCAGCGTCAGCGCGGTGAACGAGCGCCGGAACACCGTGTCGGTGCCGTCCTCGCCGAGACCGTAGGCGAGACCGGCGCAGAGACCGTCACCGAAGCCGGGCAGCAGGTCGTCGTAGATGCCGCGCTCGAGCCAGGTGGCCAGCGTCGGGTAGGCCAGCGCGTCCCGGATCTGCGGGTTGGTACTGGCCAGTCCCCGGACCAGTTCCTCGGTGAGGTCGGTCAGCGCCCGGTCGCGCGGTACCGCGTAGTCCGCGGCCATCACGTCCTGCCAGTACGTCGACTCCACCGAAGCATCCTTTCACTTGGATCCGAACAATCAACACCCATCCGGGCGATCTGTCGAGCCAGGCCCTCCGACGCGAGGCACTAGGCTCGGGTCCGTGCCGTCTTTGACCGATGTGGCGCGGAACCACACCACGCTGGACTCCGCCGACCTGGACCGGCTGCAGCTGCTGGTCTCCGACTGGCAGATGCTGGCCGACCTGTCGTTCGCCGATCTGGTGCTCTGGTTGCCGGACACCGAGGGACTCGGGTTCTGGGCCGGTGCGCAGATGCGGCCGACCACCGGGCCCACGGCGTACCTGGACGACATCGTCGGCAGTTTCATCCCGCGCGACCGGCGGCCGCTGCTGGACCAGGCCTACGACGGCGGCCGGATCTGCCGCGAGGGCGATCCGGAGTGGCGCGACGACGTCCCGGTCCGGGTCGAGACCATCCCGGTCCGCCGCGGCGACCGGGTGATCGCCGTGATCGCGCGCAACACGAACCTGCTCGGCGTCCGGACCCCGTCGCGGCTGGAGATCGCCTACCTGCAGAGCGCCACCGACCTGGCCCGGATGATCACCGACGGCATCTTCCCGTACGGCGGGGAGCGGCTGCTCTCGACCACCCCACGGGTCGGGGACGGGTGTATTCGGGTCGATCGGCACGGCATGGTGACGTTCGCCAGCCCCAATGCGTTGTCCGCCTACCGCCGGATGGGGCTCGTCACCGACCTGGTCGGCAGCCGGCTCAAGGACATCACCGCCGAACTGATCAACAGCGGCCGCAAGGTCGACGACGTGCTGGCCTCGGTGGTCACCGGCCGGGCCGCCCAGGAGATCGAGATCGAGAACCCGGAGGCGACGCTGTTCCTGCGCGCGATCCCGTTGCGCGCCGAGGGCGAGCACGTGGGCGCCCTGATCCTGCTCCGGGACGTGACGGAGCTGCGCAGCCGGGAGCGGGAACTGGTCACCAAGGAGGCGACCATCCGGGAGATTCATCATCGCGTCAAGAACAACTTGCAGACGGTCGCCGCGTTACTCCGGATGCAGGCAAGGCGCATCACCGTGCCAGAGGCGCAGGCCGCCTTGTCCGAAGCGGTCCGCAGAGTGGGATCGATCGCGATCGTGCACGAGACACTGTCCGAATCCTTCGACGAGCACGTGGACTTCGACGACGTGGCCGACCGGGTGGCGGCGATGGTCGCCGACGTGTCGACCGTGGCGACGCAGGTGGTGACCCGGCGTACCGGCAGTTTCGGCGTTCTGGACTCCGAGGTGGCCACGCCGCTGGCGATGGTACTGACCGAGTTGATGCAGAACTCGGTGGAGCACGCGTTCGGCGGCCGGGAAGACGATGCGGCCGGCGAGATCGTGCTGGAGGCGCAACGATCGGTCGGGCGGCTGCGGGTCGTCGTGACCGATGACGGGCACGGACTACCAGCCGGCTTCGATTCCGAGACGTCGGGGAATCTGGGGCTGTCGATCGTGCGCACCCTGGTGATCGGCGAGCTCGACGGCGTCCTGGAGTTCGGTCCCCGCCACGACGGCGGGCATGGAACGACGGTCGTGCTCGACATCCCGGTCAAGGACTGAAAGGCCTGGAAAATCGAAAGGCCCCGCGGATCCCGCGGGGCCGTCTTCGTCGGTCGCGTCAGGCGGTGCGGATGCGAGCGCGGGCGTTGCGGCGCTTCAGAGCGCGTCGCTCGTCCTCACTCAGGCCACCCCAGACACCGTGGTCCTGGCCGGCCTCCAGTGCCCAGGCAAGGCACTGCTCTCGTACGTCGCAGCGACGGCACACCTGCTTGGCCTCCTCGATCTGCATGATCGCGGGCCCGGTGTTGCCGATGGGGAAGAACAGTTCCGGGTCCTCATCGAGGCAAACGGCCCGGTGGCGCCAATCCATGGCGGATCCCATCTCTCTCAGTAGTTTGTCTACGCTGATGGCCTGGTCTGTGCCCGATCAGCGTGCCTGTAATCGCACGGGGGTTGGTGCGAGCGTTGTGAACGTTTTCACGAACGACTCCATGTTCCCAATCCCGCGTGGACGAAACAAGGGTTCTGGACTTGTCGATCCGATCACAACACTTCCTTAACACTCCGAACCGGTGCACAGCGGTTTACCGCGTCCGGATAACGGACGAGGAAGTCTTGTTGCGATCACCCGTTCACTGCAAGTAACCGATCCAGAAGCCCTGGGGTTACGCAGAACCTCGAATCCCGGTGGGGCCGAAGTTCTCCGACCCGGATCGGTAGGCTCGGAACGTGCCGACAGATGCAACGTCACCATCCGCCCCACGTCCGCTCAAGCTAGCCGCGGCCGTGGTCGCAGCGGAAGGCCTTGTGGTCGCCGTTCTCGGAATTGTCGAAGTCTTGAAGATCGACAGTGACCGGCTCGTACTGGGTGTGACCACGGCCGCGTTCCTGATCCTGTACGGCGGGGGCCTGCTGCTGGTGGCACGTGGTCTCTACCGGACCTCCGCGTGGAGCAGGGGGCCGGCCGTCTTCGCGCAGCTGATCCAGCTGTTCATGGCCTACAGCTTCTGGGGCGGCGGCACCAAGGCGGTCTCGGTGGTGCTCGCCGTCGCGGCCGTCGGCGTACTGGCCGGCGTCTTCCAGAAGGTCTCGATGGAGGCCCTCACCGACGACCCCACCAAGGACCACCCCGTCCTTTAGCTATTCCTTCAGCAGGCCTGCTCTGAGCTCGGTGAGGGTGCGGGCGAGCAGACGGGAGACGTGCATCTGGGAGATGCCGATCTCCTCGGCGATCTGGGACTGCGTCATCCCGCGGAAGAACCGCAGCGTCAGAATCCGCTTCTCCCGGGTCTCCAGCTGGGCCAGCAGCGGTTTCAGCGACTCGCGGTACTCGACGCTCTCCAGCGCCTCGTCCTCGCCGCCGAGGCCGTCCAGGACGGTCGTGGCGTCGGCCTCGTTCTGGTCCGGGGCGTCCAGCGAGAGGGTGTTGTAGGCGTTCGCCGACTCCAGCCCCTCGATGACGAGGTCAGGTGCGAGCCCGAGCCGGTCGGACAGCTCGGCGACCGTCGGGGCGCGGCCCAGCTCCTGGGTCAGCTCGGCCGTCGCCGCGGTCAGCGACAACCGCAGCTCCTGGAGCCGGCGCGGGACCCGGATCGCCCAGCCCTTGTCCCGGAAGTACCGCTTGATCTCGCCGAGGATGGTCGGCGTCGCGTACGTCGAGAACTCGACCCCGCGATCGGAGTCGAACCGGTCCACCGCCTTGATCAGGCCGATCGTGGCCACCTGGACGAGGTCGTCGTACGGCTCGCCGCGGTTGCGGAACCGGCGGGCCAGGTGCTCGACCAGCGGCATGTGCAGCGCGACCAGGCCGTCGCGGGCCAGGATGTGCGCCGGATCGCCGGCCTTCGCCGACGCCATCGCGGCGAACAGTTCGGCGGTGCGGGTACGTAGCTCGGTTGGCTCCCGGGCGACGCCGGGAGTGCGTTCCTCGGTCACGCCTTCTCCGCCGCCGTCGCCGAGGAGGTCACCGTGATCGTCAGCCGCCCGTCGACGGTCTCGGCCGCGACGGACTCCACCAGCGCCGTCAGCACGGTCCAGCCGAAGGAGCCGGTGTCCGGCTTCCAGTCGTTCGGCACCAGGGCGGACGTGCTGACCCGCATCAGCGGCGGGTCGATCTGGAACACGCAGTCCAGGACGCCGTCGGTGGCCTGCGGGAGCAGCAGGGCGCAGGCCTCGTCGACGGCGATCCGCAGATCGTCGATCTCGTCCACGGTGAAGTTGTTCCGGGCCGCCAGGTTGCCGACCACGGACCGCGGTACGGCGATGTAGGCGCCGTCGGCGGGAATGCTGAGGCGGACCTCGGCGGGTCGTCCGGTGCTGCTCACAGTGCTGTGCCTCCCCTGGCGGACGACGATCGTCCACGACTCACAAGTTGTGCTGTTCCGACCGTAACCTGGTCAGGAAGGTCTTCGTGCGCTGGTGCTGCGGGTCGCCGATCACCTGGCTCGGCGGACCGGCCTCGACCACCACGCCGCCGTCCATGAAGACGACCGTGTCGGCGACCTCCCGGGCGAACGACATCTCGTGGGTGACCACGATCATCGTCATCCCTTCGCCGGCCAGTTCCTTGATCACGGCCAGCACCTCGCCGACCAGTTCGGGGTCGAGCGCGGACGTCGGCTCGTCGAACAGCATCAGCTTCGGCTGCATCGCCAGTGCCCGGGCGATCGCCACCCGCTGCTGCTGACCGCCGGACAACTGCGCCGGGTACGCCGTACCGCGGTCGCCGAGGCCGACCCGGTCGAGCAGCTCCTGGGCGCGGTGCCGGGCTGCCGCCCGCGACTCGCCCTTGACCTGGACCGGCGCCTCGGCCACGTTCTCCAGCGCGGTCATGTGCGGGAACAGGTTGAACCGCTGGAAGACCATCCCGATCTCGCGCCGCTGGGCCGCGATCTCCTTGTCCTTCAGCTTGTACAGCTTGCCGTTGCGCTCGGCGTACCCGATCAGGTCGCCGTCGACCCAGATCCGGCCGCCGTCGATGCCCTCGAGCTGGTTCACACACCGCAGGAAGGTGGTCTTGCCGGACCCGGACGGACCGAGCAGGCAGACCACCTGGCCGGTGTCCACCTCCAGGTCGATGCCCTTCAGCACCTCCTGGTGATGAAAGGACTTGGTGACGTTGACTGCACGTACCAACGGATCGCTCATCAGATCGTCTCCACCCCGGCCGGTTTCGGCGCGCGCCCCGGGCCGCCGCCGAAGCCGCGGCCGAACCGCCGCTCCAGGAAGTACTGGCCCACCATCAGCACACTCGTCGCGGCCAGGTAGTACAAGGTCGCGGCCACCATGATCGGGAAGGTCTTGTAGTACTGGCTGCCGATCGACTGCAGTTGGTAGAAGAGCTCGGTGATCACCGGCAGGCCGATCAGCAGCGAGGTGTCCTTCAGCATCGCGATGGTCTCGTTGCCGGTCGGCGGCACGATCACCCGCATCGCCTGCGGCAGCACCACTCGCCGCATCACCTTGCCGCGGCTCATCCCGAGCGCCTGCGCGGCCTCGGCCTGGCCGGGATCGACGCTGAGGATGCCGGCCCGGGCGATCTCGGCCATGTAGGCGGCCTCGCTCAGGCCGAGACCGATCACGCCGCCGACCAGGCCGGAGAACACCGTGTTCGCGTTGACCGTGGCGAACCGCAGGTCACCGGACAGCCCGAGCCAGTCCATGATCTTCCAGTCGAACGGTACGCCGAACGACAGGCCCTTCTGGAACAGGATTCCCAGCGCGCCCATCGTGGTCAGCAGCACGAGCCGCGGCACGCTGCGGAAGAACCAGGTGAACAGCCACGCCACCCCGGACAGCACCGGGTTGGGCGACAGCCGCATCACCGCGAACAGCACGCCGCCGCTGACGCCGACGATCATCGCCAGCGCGGTCACCAGCAGGGTGCCTTTCAGGAAGCCGTTGATGACCGGCTTCTGGTTCATCGCCTCGAAGACGAAGTGCCACTCGAAGGCCTTGTTCGTCACCAGCAGGTGGACGAACATCGCGGCCAGGACGGCGACGACGGCGATCCCCAGCCAGCGGCCCGGGTGCCGGACCGGCACGGCCTTGATCAGGCCGGGCCGGTCCGTGGTCACCGGCGCCTGGGCCGGGGTCGGCTCAGTGCTGCCGGCCATGTCAGGGGTTGACCGCGAAGGTGCTGACCGCGCCGGACTCGTTGCCCCACTTGGCCAGCGCGGCCTTGTAGCTGCCGTCCGCGGCGATCGCGGTCAGCGCCTTGGCGATCGCCTGCGCGAACTCGGTCTCCGCCTTCGGTACGACGTACCCGTACGGCGCCGCGTCGTAGATGTCGCCGAGCGCGACGACCTTGCCCTGCGACTGCTTGGCGGCGTACAGGACGACCGGGGAGTCGGCCAGCATCGCGTCGGCCTTGCCGGTCGCGACGTCGGCGGTCGCCTGGTCCTGCTTCTCCCGGACCAGCAGGTTGATCTTCGGCTTGCCGGCCGCGGTGCACTTCTGCTGCTTGACCGGGATGTCGTCCTCGAGCTGCGTGGTGCCCTTCTGGACGGCGATGTTCTTACCGCAGGCGTTGTTCGGGTCGACGCCCTTCGGGTTACCGGCGGCGGTGGCCCACTGCGTCCCGGCGTTGAAGTAGCTGACCATGTTGACCTGCTGCTTGCGCTTGGCGTTGATGGTGAACGACGAGATACCCATGTCGTACTTGCCACCCTGGACGCCGGTGATGATCGAGTCGAACGCGGACGGCTGCCAGTCCACCTTCACGCCGAACTTGGCCGCCACGGCGTCGAACACGTCGACGTCCATCCCGGCGACGGTCTTGCCGCCTTGGAGGAACTCGTTCGGCGGGTAGGTCGCATCGACGCCGACCACGATCTTCCCGGCCGCCTTGATCTTGGCCGGCAGGGCGGCGGCGAGCGCCGGGTCCACCGAGGCCGAGGCGGTCGGCGTACTGGCCGGAGCCGAGTTCGACGGCGAGCTGCCGCCGGACAGGGTGTCCGAACCGCAGCCTGCGGCCGAGAGAACCAAGACGCCGCAGATCGCCAGCGTCGTACGTAGGGGAAACATCTCTGGTCCTCCAACTCAGGGGTTTGTTGGCCCGCATCTAAACACAGCCGAACTGCTCAGGTCGGCTCGACATGAGTGGGATCGAGCACACGCTTCAAGAAGACCCGGGTGCGCTCGTGGGACGGGTTGCCGATCACCTCGGCCGGTGGGCCCTGCTCGACGATCACGCCGTCGTCCATGAAGACGACCCGGTCGGCCACCTCGCGGGCGAACGCCATCTCGTGGGTGACCACGAGCATCGTCATCCCGTCCAGGGCGAGCTTGCGCATCACCGTCAGCACGTCGCCGACCAGTTCGGGGTCGAGTGCCGAGGTCGGTTCGTCGAACAGCATCACGGCCGGGTCCATCGACAGCGCCCGGGCGATCGCGACCCGTTGCTGCTGGCCGCCCGACAACTGCGCCGGGTAGGCGGTCACCTTGTCGTTCAGCCCGACCCGGTCGAGGTTCGCCCGGGCGACCTGCTCGGCCTCGGCCGCGCTGCGCCTGAGCACCGTCGTCTGCGCGATCGTGCAGTTGGCCAGCACGTTCAGGTGCGGGAACAGGTTGAACTGCTGGAAGACCATCCCGATGTGCTTGCGGGCGTCGTCCAGGTGGCAGTCGCGGTCGGTGATGTCCTCACCACGGACGAACACCTGGCCCTCTTCGGGCTGTTCGAGCAGGTTCACGCAGCGCAGCAGCGTCGACTTGCCCGAACCCGACGGCCCGATCACGCAGACGACCTCGCCCTGGCTGACGGTGAAGTCGATCCCGCGCAGGACGTGGTTGGTGCCGAACGACTTGTTCAGGTTCTTGATCTCGATGAGCTCGGTCATCAGCGTGCCCTCGCAGCCTTGGCCTCCAGCCGGCGGACCAGCAGGCCCAGCGGCAGCGTGATGATCAGATAGCAGAAGCCCGCGGTCACCAGCGGGGTCAGGTTGGACTCGGTGTTGGCCAGGTCCCGGCCGAACCCGGTGAGCTCGAAATCGCCCGCCGACGTACCGATGATGAACACCAGGGACGAGTCCTTGACCAGCAGGATCAGGTCGTTGGCCAGCGGCGGCAGCACGATCCGGAACGCCTGCGGCAGCACGATCTTGCGGGTCGCGAGACCGAGCGGCATGCCGAGCGACCGGGCCGCCTCGAGCTGGCCCTTGGGGACCGCCTGGATGCCGGCCCGGATCACCTCGGCCATGTACGCCGCGGACACGATCCCGAGCGCGGACCAGACCGTGCCGTACGGATCGAACGGGATCACCAGGTTCGCGAACGCCAACGGCAGCAGGCTGAACGCGACGAACACCACGATCGCGGGCAGGCCGCGGAAGAACTCGATGTAGACCGTGGCGATCCACCGG
This region includes:
- a CDS encoding amino acid ABC transporter permease, producing the protein MSSANVEPRDAEPRTGLSPRQRSQRSRAIQYAILVVIVLVAAFTADWGQIATVFFKPSLIKSAFESGLPTAFLKTIEYTIGAFVIGLLGGTLLALMRLSSVGPYRWIATVYIEFFRGLPAIVVFVAFSLLPLAFANLVIPFDPYGTVWSALGIVSAAYMAEVIRAGIQAVPKGQLEAARSLGMPLGLATRKIVLPQAFRIVLPPLANDLILLVKDSSLVFIIGTSAGDFELTGFGRDLANTESNLTPLVTAGFCYLIITLPLGLLVRRLEAKAARAR
- a CDS encoding amino acid ABC transporter ATP-binding protein — translated: MTELIEIKNLNKSFGTNHVLRGIDFTVSQGEVVCVIGPSGSGKSTLLRCVNLLEQPEEGQVFVRGEDITDRDCHLDDARKHIGMVFQQFNLFPHLNVLANCTIAQTTVLRRSAAEAEQVARANLDRVGLNDKVTAYPAQLSGGQQQRVAIARALSMDPAVMLFDEPTSALDPELVGDVLTVMRKLALDGMTMLVVTHEMAFAREVADRVVFMDDGVIVEQGPPAEVIGNPSHERTRVFLKRVLDPTHVEPT